A single genomic interval of Orcinus orca chromosome 19, mOrcOrc1.1, whole genome shotgun sequence harbors:
- the SOST gene encoding sclerostin, whose protein sequence is MQLSLALCLVCLLVHAAFRVVEGQGWQAFKNDATEIIPELGEYPEPPPELNNKTMNRAENGGRPPHHPFETKDASEYSCRELHFSRYVTDGQCRSAKPVTELVCSGQCGPARLLPNAIGRGKWWRPSGPDFRCIPDRYRAQRVQLLCPGGAAPRARKVRLVASCKCKRLTRFHNQSELKDFGPEAARPQKGRKPRPRARDAKANRAELENAY, encoded by the exons ATGCAGCTCTCTCTTGCCCTGTGTCTCGTCTGCCTGCTGGTACACGCAGCCTTCCGTGTGGTGGAGGGCCAGGGGTGGCAGGCCTTCAAGAATGATGCCACGGAAATCATCCCCGAGCTGGGCGAGTACCCCGAGCCTCCGCCAGAGCTGAACAACAAGACCATGAACCGGGCAGAAAACGGAGGGAGGCCTCCCCACCACCCCTTTGAGACCAAAG ATGCTTCCGAGTACAGCTGCCGCGAGCTGCACTTCTCCCGCTACGTGACGGACGGGCAGTGCCGCAGCGCCAAGCCGGTCACCGAGCTAGTGTGCTCGGGCCAGTGTGGCCCGGCGCGCCTGCTCCCCAACGCCATCGGCCGCGGCAAGTGGTGGCGCCCGAGCGGGCCCGACTTCCGCTGCATCCCCGACCGCTACCGCGCGCAGCGAGTGCAGCTGCTGTGTCCCGGCGGCGCGGCACCGCGCGCGCGCAAGGTGCGCCTGGTGGCCTCGTGCAAATGCAAGCGCCTCACCCGCTTCCACAACCAGTCTGAGCTCAAGGACTTCGGGCCCGAGGCCGCCCGGCCACAGAAGGGCCGGAAGCCGCGGCCCCGCGCCCGGGACGCCAAAGCCAACCGGGCGGAGCTGGAGAACGCCTATTAG